A window of Sulfurimonas gotlandica GD1 contains these coding sequences:
- a CDS encoding SulP family inorganic anion transporter, translated as MNLKQNLFGGITAAVIALPLGLAFGVASGMGAAAGIFGAIILGFFASLFGGTPSQISGPTGPMTVVVAAAVISLNSDIGLIVTTILLAGIFQIIFGISKIGKFVQYIPYPVISGFMSGIGVIIIILQINPFLGLTSDASIVHILITLPSNITDANLSAAIIATATIIIMFFSPSKISNIIPAPLIALSILTPISIYLNLSIATIGEIPATLPSFVMPTLSLEHYTTVISLAFTLAVLGMIDTLLTSIVADSITGTKHKPDRELIGQGIGNSICALTGSLPGAGATMRTVINIKSGGTHKISGITHSLILLLTVLFLAPLASKIPLAILAGILIKVGVDILDYKFLSIWKDSPKNDLSVMLVVFLITVFIDLITAVGVGIVLASLLIVYRITKEAKITLVDSQHEDADIQFNLMEKKVRVIKINGAFFFGSSTAFERETNSILDTKIVIIDILDVPFMDITAIFTLKDLISKLQIDNIEVIILAQEKDKTQLLKLNKTRIFDNVKFYDDMNSAVKNI; from the coding sequence GTGAATCTAAAGCAAAATCTCTTTGGTGGTATTACAGCCGCTGTAATCGCTCTGCCTTTAGGATTGGCATTTGGAGTGGCCAGTGGTATGGGTGCTGCTGCTGGTATTTTTGGTGCTATTATTCTAGGGTTTTTTGCTTCACTTTTTGGTGGTACTCCATCTCAAATATCTGGACCAACAGGACCTATGACGGTAGTTGTTGCTGCGGCAGTCATAAGTCTAAATAGTGATATTGGTTTAATAGTCACAACAATTTTACTTGCAGGTATTTTTCAAATCATTTTTGGTATTTCAAAAATAGGAAAATTTGTACAGTATATTCCATATCCTGTCATTTCAGGATTTATGAGCGGCATAGGTGTAATTATCATCATCTTACAGATAAATCCTTTCTTAGGGCTTACTAGTGATGCTTCCATAGTTCACATACTCATAACTCTTCCATCAAACATCACAGATGCAAATCTAAGTGCAGCTATTATTGCTACTGCAACGATTATTATCATGTTTTTCTCACCAAGTAAAATATCAAATATTATTCCTGCTCCTCTTATCGCGCTGAGTATTCTGACACCCATTAGCATCTACCTAAACTTGAGCATTGCTACAATAGGTGAGATTCCTGCAACGCTACCTTCGTTTGTGATGCCGACTTTAAGTTTAGAACACTACACAACTGTTATATCTTTAGCTTTTACTCTTGCGGTTTTAGGAATGATAGACACACTTCTTACTTCTATAGTCGCAGACTCCATTACAGGTACCAAACACAAGCCAGACAGAGAGCTAATTGGTCAAGGCATAGGAAACTCTATTTGTGCACTCACAGGCTCTCTTCCTGGAGCTGGAGCCACTATGAGAACCGTCATAAATATAAAAAGTGGTGGGACTCATAAGATATCTGGTATAACTCACTCTCTCATTCTTCTACTCACTGTTCTTTTCTTGGCTCCATTAGCATCTAAGATACCGCTAGCTATTCTTGCCGGTATACTAATAAAAGTCGGTGTTGATATATTAGACTATAAATTTTTATCTATCTGGAAAGATTCTCCTAAAAATGATTTAAGTGTTATGCTTGTTGTATTTTTAATAACTGTTTTCATTGACCTCATCACGGCTGTTGGAGTCGGTATAGTTCTGGCATCCCTACTTATTGTTTACAGAATAACTAAAGAGGCTAAAATAACTCTGGTTGACTCCCAACATGAAGATGCAGATATCCAGTTCAATCTAATGGAAAAAAAAGTCAGAGTCATCAAGATAAATGGTGCTTTTTTCTTTGGCTCAAGTACTGCCTTTGAGCGAGAAACAAACTCAATTCTTGACACTAAAATTGTTATCATAGATATTTTAGATGTGCCGTTTATGGATATCACTGCCATATTCACTCTAAAAGATCTCATCTCAAAACTACAAATTGACAATATAGAAGTTATAATACTTGCACAAGAAAAAGACAAGACTCAACTACTAAAACTAAACAAAACACGCATCTTTGACAACGTAAAGTTTTATGATGATATGAACTCGGCTGTTAAAAATATATAA
- a CDS encoding MmcQ/YjbR family DNA-binding protein: protein MTLVELEKLLTLKNGSVKEFPFGEEAMVFKVMNKMFALVAWQEKPLKITLKSLPQDALGYRDIYECVTAGYYMNKKHWNTITLDGTMPENILTTMIDESYDLVVSKLTKKEKAELLLKS, encoded by the coding sequence ATGACTTTGGTAGAGCTAGAAAAATTACTTACTCTAAAAAATGGCTCAGTAAAAGAGTTTCCATTTGGCGAAGAAGCTATGGTCTTTAAAGTTATGAACAAAATGTTTGCCCTTGTTGCTTGGCAAGAAAAACCACTCAAGATAACACTAAAATCACTTCCTCAAGATGCTCTTGGCTATCGCGATATTTATGAGTGTGTAACTGCCGGTTACTACATGAATAAAAAGCATTGGAATACGATAACGCTAGACGGCACAATGCCAGAAAACATACTGACTACGATGATAGATGAGTCTTATGATTTAGTAGTTTCAAAACTTACAAAAAAAGAGAAAGCAGAGCTACTCTTAAAGAGCTAA